A window of Saccharomyces eubayanus strain FM1318 chromosome XII, whole genome shotgun sequence contains these coding sequences:
- the XYL2 gene encoding D-xylulose reductase XYL2: MTELTTQQAVVLEQPGKIVLTNVNIPKISDPNEVIIQIKATGICGSDIHYYTHGRISHFVVKSPMVLGHESSGVVALIGDNVKTLKVGDRVALEPGFPNRFSSKLKEGRYNLDPDLKFAATPPYDGTLTKYYRAPKDFVYKIPDHVSFEEGALMEPLSVAVHANKLAKMRFGARCVVFGAGPVGLLTGKVASIFGATDVVFVDLSETKLERAKQFGATHTVNSGDLPPGVSVESVIRKAIGKKDADVIFECSGAQPCIRTGIEVCKAGGTYVQVGMGQEEIQFPISKISTKEITLQGSFRYCQGDYSDSIELVSTGKLSLKPLITHRYQFKEAIEAFDENRDHPLDNVKTIIEGPE, from the coding sequence ATGACAGAATTAACTACGCAACAAGCTGTTGTCTTAGAGCAGCCTGGTAAAATTGTCTTAACTAATGTTAATATCCCCAAAATTTCAGACCCAAACGAAGTaatcattcaaatcaaagCCACAGGGATATGTGGTTCAGATATTCACTACTATACGCATGGCAGGATTTCTCATTTCGTGGTGAAGTCGCCAATGGTGCTTGGACATGAATCCTCGGGTGTAGTGGCACTTATAGGCGACAACGTCAAGACGCTTAAAGTGGGAGACAGAGTGGCACTAGAGCCTGGCTTCCCCAATAGGTTCTCatcaaaattaaaagaggGAAGGTACAACCTGGACCCTGATTTGAAATTCGCAGCTACACCACCCTATGATGGAACCTTAACAAAGTATTATAGGGCTCCCAAGGATTTTGTCTACAAAATACCTGATCATGTGTCTTTCGAGGAAGGGGCATTGATGGAACCATTGTCGGTGGCAGTCCACGCAAACAAGCTGGCCAAAATGAGATTTGGCGCTCGATGCGTCGTATTTGGAGCTGGGCCCGTAGGTCTGTTGACTGGTAAAGTAGCCAGTATATTTGGGGCCACTGATGTAGTCTTCGTGGACCTGTCCGAAACCAAACTGGAAAGGGCCAAGCAGTTTGGTGCGACACATACGGTCAACTCAGGTGACTTGCCACCTGGTGTCAGTGTAGAATCTGTTATCAGAAAGGCTATTGGTAAGAAAGATGCCGATGTCATATTTGAATGCTCTGGTGCTCAGCCTTGCATCAGAACAGGCATCGAGGTTTGCAAGGCAGGTGGAACGTACGTTCAAGTTGGAATGGGGCAAGAAGAGATCCAGTTTCCAATCTCAAAGATCTCTACCAAGGAAATAACCTTACAAGGCTCCTTCAGGTACTGTCAGGGAGACTACAGCGACTCTATCGAGTTAGTCTCGACTGGGAAGCTCTCGCTCAAAC